The following proteins are co-located in the Noviherbaspirillum sp. UKPF54 genome:
- a CDS encoding DUF444 family protein, with protein MTDHITISAETPWYDLFSRGSRDWLRHNQKVREAVQQNLPNLVAGPDVITGSQDRTVQVPVRLLEHARFRLADSSSQPFTSAGQGQGKPGDVLRQAQPDMGDDEGEGGNNDGEVKLLLEFKVDDIIDWLWEELQLPDLQPKRNTSVEDDEYVREGWDKHGARARLDRRRTVKEAVKRRATQEKTTENPVPFTNEDLRFKQLVQRRKPATNAVVIFALDVSASMTDAERKLAKSFFFFVLQGIRRRYGKVETRFIAHTTQAWEFSESEFFNVSGTGGTGASTAFKLALDLIETEYDPSRYNGYLFYASDGENFTEDRAAAIDYLSRLSKLLNFIGYVETVPGSPRTSETEMKMLCGEIERAGAPLGSSILTRHEDVWKAIRKFFIQQEAE; from the coding sequence ATGACTGATCACATTACGATCTCTGCGGAAACGCCCTGGTACGACTTGTTCTCACGCGGATCGCGCGACTGGCTGCGGCACAACCAGAAGGTGCGCGAAGCGGTACAGCAGAACCTGCCGAACCTGGTAGCCGGGCCGGATGTGATTACCGGTTCGCAGGACCGCACCGTGCAGGTACCGGTGCGGCTGCTGGAGCATGCTCGCTTCCGCCTTGCCGATTCCTCGTCGCAGCCGTTCACCAGCGCCGGCCAGGGACAGGGCAAGCCTGGCGACGTGCTGCGGCAGGCGCAACCGGACATGGGCGACGACGAAGGCGAAGGCGGCAACAACGATGGCGAAGTCAAGCTGCTGCTGGAATTCAAGGTCGACGACATCATCGACTGGCTGTGGGAAGAATTGCAGCTGCCCGACCTGCAACCCAAGCGCAATACCAGCGTCGAGGATGACGAATACGTGCGCGAAGGCTGGGACAAGCATGGCGCGCGCGCGCGCCTGGACCGCCGCCGCACCGTGAAGGAAGCGGTCAAGCGGCGCGCCACCCAGGAAAAGACCACCGAAAATCCGGTACCGTTCACCAACGAGGACCTGCGCTTCAAGCAGTTGGTGCAGCGGCGCAAACCCGCAACGAATGCCGTCGTGATTTTCGCGCTCGATGTCTCCGCCAGCATGACCGATGCCGAGCGCAAGCTGGCCAAGAGCTTCTTCTTCTTCGTGCTGCAAGGCATACGCCGCCGCTACGGCAAGGTGGAAACGCGCTTCATCGCGCATACCACCCAGGCGTGGGAATTTTCCGAGAGCGAATTTTTCAACGTCAGCGGCACCGGCGGGACGGGTGCCTCCACTGCCTTCAAGCTGGCGCTGGACCTGATCGAAACGGAATACGATCCATCGCGCTACAACGGCTACCTGTTCTACGCTTCCGACGGTGAAAACTTCACGGAAGATCGAGCCGCCGCGATCGACTACTTGTCGCGGCTATCGAAACTGCTGAACTTTATCGGCTATGTCGAAACCGTTCCCGGCTCGCCGCGCACCAGCGAGACGGAAATGAAGATGCTGTGCGGAGAGATCGAACGCGCCGGCGCGCCCCTGGGCAGTTCGATTCTGACGCGCCACGAAGACGTGTGGAAGGCGATACGCAAGTTCTTCATCCAGCAAGAGGCCGAATAG
- the serA gene encoding phosphoglycerate dehydrogenase codes for MSKIVLLEKIHPSAAQLLAADGMTDIVQLPTALKADELKSALQGAAAVGIRSATHITAEVLEALPQLRAIGCFCIGTNQVDLTAAAAHGVPVFNAPFSNTRSVAELVIAESILLLRRIPEKNMRTHRGQWDKTAHGAYEVRNKVLGIIGYGNIGAQVGILAESVGMRVCYYDVESKLPLGNAKPMATMEALLAEADVVTLHVPGGSATERLITGERLALMKSSAVLLNASRGGVVDIDALNAALREGRLAGAALDVFPKEPRNDKEEFVSPLRGLENVILTPHIGGSTQEAQENIGREVADKLARFLKAGTTRWAVNFPEIPHIEKETRSRVLNVHRNEPGVIARMNADFAQAGLNIVAQHLQTRGPIGYVITDVDDGISAELLQKLRSEPATIRCELI; via the coding sequence ATGTCGAAAATCGTCCTGCTTGAAAAAATCCATCCAAGTGCCGCACAGCTTCTGGCAGCCGACGGCATGACCGACATCGTCCAGTTGCCGACGGCTCTGAAAGCCGATGAATTGAAAAGCGCACTACAAGGCGCCGCCGCAGTCGGCATCCGCTCCGCCACCCACATCACTGCCGAGGTGCTGGAGGCATTGCCGCAGCTGCGCGCTATCGGCTGTTTCTGTATTGGCACCAATCAAGTCGATTTGACAGCGGCCGCCGCGCATGGTGTCCCGGTTTTCAATGCACCGTTTTCCAATACGCGTTCGGTCGCGGAGCTGGTAATCGCGGAATCGATCCTGCTGTTGCGCCGTATTCCGGAAAAAAACATGCGCACGCATCGCGGCCAATGGGACAAGACGGCGCACGGGGCCTACGAGGTGCGCAACAAGGTGCTCGGCATTATCGGTTACGGCAACATCGGCGCACAGGTCGGCATCCTGGCCGAAAGCGTCGGCATGCGGGTGTGCTACTACGATGTCGAAAGCAAGCTACCCCTCGGAAATGCCAAACCGATGGCGACCATGGAAGCGCTGCTGGCCGAGGCGGATGTCGTGACCCTGCATGTGCCGGGCGGCAGCGCCACCGAACGGCTCATCACCGGCGAGCGACTTGCGTTAATGAAATCTTCGGCCGTGCTGCTCAACGCCTCGCGCGGCGGCGTGGTGGATATCGATGCGCTCAATGCCGCGTTGCGGGAAGGCCGGCTGGCCGGGGCTGCACTCGATGTATTTCCGAAGGAGCCGCGCAACGACAAGGAGGAATTCGTATCGCCGCTGCGCGGATTGGAAAACGTGATCCTGACCCCTCATATCGGCGGCAGCACCCAGGAAGCGCAGGAAAATATCGGCCGGGAAGTCGCGGACAAGCTCGCGCGCTTTCTGAAAGCGGGGACGACGCGTTGGGCGGTCAACTTTCCGGAAATCCCGCATATCGAAAAGGAAACCAGGAGCCGCGTGCTGAATGTCCATCGCAACGAGCCGGGCGTCATCGCGCGCATGAATGCCGATTTCGCTCAGGCCGGGCTGAATATCGTCGCGCAGCATTTGCAAACGCGCGGCCCGATCGGTTACGTGATTACCGACGTGGATGACGGGATTTCCGCCGAGTTGCTGCAAAAATTGAGAAGCGAGCCGGCAACGATACGCTGCGAGCTGATCTGA
- a CDS encoding serine protein kinase, whose protein sequence is MTTQQDANHTEQQEGFIKSLIAFTQDHRATYWSGTLSQFLERVLPADPQGVARTSHQYMWDMIRWMGGEDGNGNFHCRLFDQELFGVDEAIDRVVDYFKAAAAGSEVGRRLLLLLGPPSGGKSTLVILLKRGLEEYSLTEAGAMYAIHGCPVHESPLHLIPHSLRPRFRDTYGVEIIGEMCPHCRSRLDTEYGGDFLRMPVERIFISEAGRIGIGTYAPHDPTTADLADLVGSVDLSKVAEYGDEGDPRAWSWSGAVYAASRGMLEMIEILKVKREFLYLLLTLTQEKNVKVSRFPLIYLDETILAHTNLAEFRKFLQESENEALLDRMVIIQVPYTLNYKDEARIYKKLISSAAPAFREVHLDPHVLHTAAVFAILTRLHEGEEKELELSKKVRLYASEEVEGYAHAETERLKQRMPDEGLSGISPRFVINALSNAIIQSNAKSLTTMDVLLALKDAIENDARIDPKRKRKWIDYLVLARKDFYNRWVKEDVHKALFVSFEQEAQDLLDKYLDEVEATLDNRQIKDPITNEERKPDERFLRAVEEKIHISDSGKQSFRQEVVRKAMGAFKRGEKFTLDSHAQLHNAVQQYLFEQRREVLRLVSSSARPDEEVRQKISVVERRLVDEYGYDSHSAREALNYVTTLMAQE, encoded by the coding sequence ATGACGACGCAACAGGATGCAAACCATACTGAACAGCAAGAAGGCTTCATCAAGAGCCTGATTGCGTTCACCCAGGACCACCGTGCCACCTACTGGTCCGGCACGCTCTCCCAGTTTCTCGAAAGGGTATTGCCGGCGGATCCGCAGGGCGTGGCGCGCACTTCGCATCAGTACATGTGGGACATGATCCGCTGGATGGGCGGCGAGGACGGCAACGGCAACTTCCACTGCCGGCTGTTCGACCAGGAACTGTTCGGCGTCGATGAAGCGATCGATCGCGTGGTGGACTATTTCAAGGCTGCCGCCGCCGGCTCCGAAGTGGGACGCAGGCTGCTGCTTCTGCTGGGCCCGCCATCCGGCGGCAAGTCGACGCTGGTGATCCTGCTCAAGCGCGGGCTGGAGGAATACAGCCTGACCGAGGCCGGCGCCATGTATGCCATTCACGGCTGCCCGGTGCACGAGTCGCCGCTGCACCTGATCCCGCACTCGCTGCGGCCGCGCTTTCGCGACACCTACGGCGTCGAGATCATCGGCGAAATGTGCCCGCATTGCCGCAGCCGCCTCGATACCGAATACGGAGGCGATTTCCTGCGCATGCCGGTCGAGCGCATCTTCATTTCGGAGGCTGGCCGCATCGGCATCGGCACCTACGCGCCGCACGACCCGACCACGGCCGACCTGGCCGACCTGGTAGGCTCGGTCGACCTGTCCAAGGTCGCGGAATACGGCGACGAGGGCGACCCGCGCGCATGGTCCTGGTCCGGCGCGGTGTACGCCGCCTCGCGCGGCATGCTGGAAATGATCGAGATCCTGAAGGTCAAGCGCGAATTCCTGTACCTGCTGCTGACGCTGACGCAGGAAAAGAACGTGAAGGTGTCGCGCTTCCCGCTGATCTATCTCGACGAAACCATCCTCGCGCACACCAATCTGGCCGAATTCCGCAAGTTCCTGCAGGAGAGCGAGAACGAGGCGCTGCTCGACCGCATGGTGATCATCCAGGTGCCTTATACGCTGAATTACAAGGACGAGGCGCGAATTTACAAGAAATTGATTTCTTCGGCGGCGCCCGCCTTCCGCGAAGTGCACCTCGACCCGCATGTGCTGCACACTGCGGCCGTGTTCGCGATCCTGACGCGCCTGCACGAAGGCGAGGAAAAGGAACTGGAACTAAGCAAGAAAGTCCGCCTCTACGCCAGTGAAGAGGTGGAAGGCTATGCCCACGCCGAAACCGAAAGGCTCAAGCAGCGCATGCCGGACGAGGGCCTGTCCGGCATTTCGCCACGCTTCGTGATCAATGCGCTTTCGAACGCCATCATCCAGTCGAACGCGAAAAGCCTGACCACGATGGATGTGCTACTGGCCCTGAAAGACGCGATCGAAAACGACGCGCGCATCGATCCGAAGCGCAAGCGCAAGTGGATCGATTACCTGGTGCTGGCGCGCAAGGATTTCTACAATCGCTGGGTCAAGGAAGACGTGCACAAGGCCTTGTTCGTGTCGTTCGAACAGGAGGCGCAAGACTTGCTCGACAAGTACCTGGACGAGGTGGAGGCCACGCTCGACAACCGCCAGATCAAGGACCCGATCACCAACGAGGAGCGCAAGCCGGACGAACGCTTCTTGCGTGCGGTGGAAGAAAAAATCCACATCTCCGATTCGGGCAAGCAGTCGTTCCGCCAGGAGGTGGTGCGCAAGGCGATGGGCGCGTTCAAGCGCGGCGAGAAATTCACGCTCGACAGCCATGCGCAGCTGCATAACGCGGTGCAGCAGTACCTGTTCGAGCAGCGGCGCGAAGTGCTGCGCCTGGTGTCTTCCAGCGCGCGGCCCGACGAGGAGGTGCGTCAAAAGATCTCCGTCGTCGAGCGGCGCCTGGTCGACGAATACGGCTACGACAGCCACAGCGCGCGCGAGGCACTGAATTACGTGACCACGCTGATGGCGCAAGAGTAG
- a CDS encoding SpoVR family protein, whose protein sequence is MCTTTSSAETIEQLKQYSAQIEELARKLGLDYYPVDFELVPNNFMMEIAVYGLPVRMHHWSFGVRYIHQLIRQGMGHSRIFEVMFPGDPCRAYLVNGNTLPENTLVTAHVLGHADFAKNNHLFAQFMEMAGGHILEQAAARAHRIETAIQEHGQDRVEAVLDAALALEPHIDINRELHRPLYSTQPPQKAEPEQPLDPFHQRYHALPGEKPLPDAQSSAKRLSIPPQPEYDLLWFIAHYAPEMEDWERDIFLAVREESYYFYPVFACQIMNEGWASYWHARLLREADFLPHDLYLSAIKAHSDVVRPYAAERQLALAVNPYHLGFSMWEDIIEKQGLEAARRIVREEDDFGFIRNYLDRDLIEKLQLFVYEARDDGDIRIAKNDVHAVHEAILAPKFNYGAPRIAANHLHVDGSLQLVHDNQSDGRGVDLFRAERVLEYIGKVWRRPVTLHTVGERGEARVVTSKRM, encoded by the coding sequence ATGTGCACCACAACCTCTTCCGCAGAAACGATCGAACAGCTCAAGCAGTATTCGGCGCAGATCGAAGAACTGGCACGTAAACTCGGACTCGATTATTACCCGGTCGACTTCGAACTGGTGCCAAATAATTTCATGATGGAAATTGCGGTATACGGGCTCCCGGTCCGCATGCACCACTGGTCGTTCGGCGTGCGCTACATCCATCAGTTGATCCGTCAGGGCATGGGCCACTCGCGCATTTTCGAAGTCATGTTTCCCGGCGATCCCTGCCGCGCCTATCTGGTCAACGGCAACACCTTGCCGGAAAATACGCTAGTCACCGCGCATGTGCTCGGCCATGCGGATTTTGCGAAAAACAACCACCTGTTCGCCCAGTTCATGGAAATGGCGGGTGGACACATCCTGGAACAGGCTGCCGCGCGTGCCCATCGTATCGAGACGGCGATTCAGGAACACGGGCAGGACCGCGTCGAGGCGGTGCTCGACGCGGCGCTCGCGCTGGAGCCGCACATCGACATCAACCGCGAACTGCACCGTCCCTTGTATTCGACGCAACCACCGCAGAAGGCGGAGCCCGAGCAACCACTCGATCCGTTCCATCAGCGCTACCACGCGCTGCCGGGCGAAAAACCCCTGCCCGACGCACAGTCATCGGCAAAACGGTTATCGATTCCGCCGCAACCGGAATACGACCTTCTCTGGTTCATCGCGCATTACGCCCCCGAAATGGAAGACTGGGAACGTGACATCTTCCTGGCCGTGCGCGAGGAGTCCTATTATTTCTATCCGGTGTTTGCCTGCCAGATCATGAACGAAGGCTGGGCCTCGTACTGGCATGCCCGCCTGTTGCGCGAGGCCGACTTCCTGCCGCACGACTTGTACCTGTCGGCAATCAAGGCGCATTCCGACGTGGTGCGTCCCTATGCAGCGGAACGCCAGCTGGCCCTGGCGGTGAATCCTTACCATCTCGGCTTTTCGATGTGGGAAGACATCATCGAGAAACAGGGGCTGGAAGCGGCACGCCGCATCGTGCGGGAAGAAGACGATTTCGGCTTCATCCGCAATTACCTGGACCGCGACCTGATCGAGAAGCTGCAATTGTTCGTCTACGAAGCGCGCGACGACGGCGATATCCGCATCGCGAAAAACGATGTCCATGCCGTGCACGAAGCCATTCTTGCGCCGAAATTCAATTACGGCGCGCCGCGCATCGCGGCAAACCACCTGCATGTCGACGGCAGCCTGCAACTGGTGCACGACAACCAGAGCGACGGACGCGGGGTCGATCTGTTCCGCGCTGAGCGCGTTCTGGAATATATCGGCAAGGTATGGCGGCGCCCCGTCACGCTGCATACTGTCGGCGAACGCGGCGAAGCGCGCGTGGTGACAAGCAAGCGCATGTAG
- a CDS encoding Rrf2 family transcriptional regulator, with protein MRLTDYTDYSLRTLMYLGMNRDRLVTIQDIADTYNISKSHLMKVVHQLGLAGLVETIRGRSGGLRLKKEPQDINIGEVVRGTEPDFTMVECFDRSHNNCILAHSCELQGVLRQATAAYLQVLHGVTLADLLRNSGSLGQLARIEIYPRKKAEAA; from the coding sequence ATGCGCCTGACCGACTATACCGATTATTCGCTCCGAACTCTGATGTATCTCGGGATGAACCGGGATCGCCTGGTCACGATCCAGGATATCGCGGATACCTACAACATCTCCAAGAGCCACTTGATGAAGGTCGTGCATCAGCTTGGCCTGGCCGGATTGGTGGAAACCATCCGCGGCCGCAGCGGCGGCCTGCGCCTGAAGAAGGAGCCGCAAGACATCAACATCGGCGAAGTAGTTCGCGGTACGGAGCCCGATTTCACGATGGTGGAATGTTTTGATCGCAGCCACAACAACTGCATCCTGGCCCACTCCTGCGAATTGCAGGGAGTGCTGCGGCAAGCAACCGCGGCCTACCTGCAAGTGCTGCATGGCGTCACGCTGGCCGACCTTCTACGCAACAGCGGAAGCCTGGGCCAGCTGGCCAGGATCGAAATTTATCCCCGCAAGAAAGCCGAAGCCGCGTAA
- a CDS encoding 3-hydroxyacyl-CoA dehydrogenase NAD-binding domain-containing protein: protein MTAEYKVNGAVAIITLNNPPVNGLGHATRSAIVEGMKKALNDDTVKAVVITGAGKAFSGGADIKEFNSPKALAEPTLHTVINVIENSTKPVVAAIHSVAMGGGLELALGCHYRVASPGAQIALPEVKLGILPGAGGTQRLPRVLGLEMGLNMIVSGNPVPSEKLAKTALFNEMVEGDLMEAAQAFANKVADVRPLPKVRDVKIDYPNYEGFLQFSRNTVKAMSGPFPAPLKCVEAVAAAVTMKFDDGIKFERDLFVDLVQTTESKALRHAFFGERAASKVPDVPEDTPTRTIKSAAVIGAGTMGGGIAMNFANAGIPVKILEMKQEALEKGLGVIRKNYENTMKKGKLTPEKFEQRVGLITGTLSYEEIAQADIVIEAVFEDIGVKEQVFKKLDEVMKQGAILASNTSTLDVNKIASFTKRPQDVIGLHFFSPANVMKLLEIVRGEKTGKDVLATALQLSKKIKKTGVVSGVCDGFIGNRMIEQYSRQAGFLLEEGCTPEQVDKAVEKFGFAMGPFRMGDLAGNDIGWYIRKRRYIEKPEVTYSKTADLLCEMGRFGQKTGAGWYDYKPGDRKPYPSQVVNDMIVKHSADLGIERRKISDQEIVERLVYALVNEAAYILEEGIAMRASDVDMVYLTGYGFPLFRGGPMFYADTVGLQNVVMAMEKYAKGRHGDAWKPAPLLAKLAAEGKTFN, encoded by the coding sequence ATGACTGCAGAATACAAGGTCAACGGCGCTGTCGCCATCATCACACTCAACAATCCCCCGGTGAACGGCTTGGGCCACGCAACCCGCAGCGCGATCGTCGAAGGCATGAAAAAGGCGCTGAACGACGACACCGTCAAGGCGGTGGTCATTACCGGCGCCGGCAAGGCATTTTCCGGCGGCGCCGACATCAAGGAATTCAATTCGCCCAAGGCGCTGGCCGAGCCGACGCTGCATACGGTCATCAACGTCATCGAGAATTCGACCAAGCCGGTGGTCGCCGCGATCCATAGCGTCGCCATGGGCGGCGGGCTGGAACTGGCACTGGGCTGCCACTACCGCGTCGCGTCGCCGGGCGCGCAGATCGCGCTGCCGGAAGTCAAGCTGGGTATCCTGCCGGGCGCCGGCGGAACGCAGCGCCTGCCGCGCGTGCTCGGCCTGGAAATGGGCCTGAACATGATCGTGTCCGGCAATCCGGTGCCGTCCGAGAAGCTGGCCAAGACCGCGCTGTTCAACGAGATGGTCGAAGGCGACCTGATGGAAGCGGCGCAGGCCTTCGCTAACAAGGTTGCCGATGTGCGTCCGTTGCCGAAAGTCCGCGACGTCAAGATCGACTACCCGAACTACGAAGGCTTCCTGCAATTTTCGCGCAATACGGTCAAGGCCATGTCCGGGCCTTTCCCGGCGCCGCTGAAGTGCGTCGAAGCCGTGGCCGCCGCCGTGACGATGAAGTTCGACGACGGCATCAAGTTCGAGCGCGACCTGTTCGTCGATCTGGTGCAGACCACCGAATCGAAGGCGCTGCGCCATGCCTTCTTCGGCGAGCGTGCCGCGAGCAAGGTGCCGGATGTTCCGGAAGATACGCCGACCCGCACCATCAAGTCGGCCGCCGTGATCGGCGCCGGAACCATGGGCGGCGGCATCGCAATGAACTTCGCCAACGCCGGCATCCCGGTCAAGATCCTGGAAATGAAGCAGGAAGCGCTGGAGAAGGGCTTGGGCGTGATCCGCAAGAATTACGAAAACACCATGAAGAAGGGCAAGCTGACGCCAGAGAAATTCGAGCAGCGCGTCGGCCTGATCACCGGCACCCTGTCGTATGAGGAAATCGCGCAGGCCGACATCGTGATCGAAGCCGTGTTCGAGGACATCGGCGTCAAGGAACAGGTATTCAAGAAGCTCGACGAAGTGATGAAGCAGGGCGCCATCCTGGCGTCCAACACCTCCACGCTGGACGTGAACAAGATCGCTTCCTTCACCAAGCGTCCGCAGGACGTGATCGGACTGCATTTCTTCAGCCCGGCCAACGTGATGAAACTGCTGGAAATCGTGCGCGGCGAAAAGACCGGCAAGGATGTGCTGGCGACCGCATTGCAGCTGTCGAAAAAGATCAAGAAGACCGGCGTGGTGTCGGGCGTGTGCGACGGCTTCATCGGCAACCGCATGATCGAGCAATACAGCCGCCAGGCCGGTTTCCTGCTGGAAGAGGGTTGCACTCCGGAGCAGGTTGACAAGGCTGTCGAGAAGTTTGGCTTCGCGATGGGGCCGTTCCGCATGGGCGACCTGGCCGGCAACGACATCGGCTGGTACATCCGCAAGCGCCGCTACATCGAAAAGCCGGAAGTGACCTATTCGAAGACCGCCGACCTGCTGTGCGAGATGGGGCGCTTCGGACAGAAGACCGGCGCCGGCTGGTACGACTACAAGCCGGGCGACCGCAAGCCGTATCCGTCGCAAGTCGTCAACGACATGATCGTCAAGCACTCGGCCGACCTCGGCATCGAGCGCCGCAAGATCAGCGACCAGGAAATCGTCGAGCGCCTGGTGTATGCGCTGGTCAATGAGGCTGCGTATATTCTTGAAGAAGGCATCGCGATGCGCGCATCCGACGTCGACATGGTTTACTTGACCGGTTACGGCTTCCCGCTGTTCCGCGGCGGCCCGATGTTCTACGCCGACACCGTCGGATTGCAGAATGTCGTGATGGCGATGGAGAAGTACGCGAAGGGCCGCCACGGCGACGCCTGGAAACCGGCTCCGCTGCTGGCGAAGCTGGCAGCCGAAGGCAAGACCTTCAACTGA
- a CDS encoding MBL fold metallo-hydrolase RNA specificity domain-containing protein, with translation MQVQFLGATGTVTGSKYLVNAGRKKILVDCGLFQGYKQLRLRNWAHLPVSPAAIDAVVLTHAHLDHSGYIPLLVKSGFKGKIYCSEATYDLCKILLPDSGHLLEEEAAYAERHGFSKHKPALPLYTQDDARHSLHFFAPVKFDQRFNPIDGLTGRLIHAGHILGAGILTLDNGATTVTFSGDLGRPNDPVMLPPAYIERSDYLVVESTYGNRRHDPADPMIILGNTIRETVARGGVVVIPSFAVGRAQELMYYLHQLKQSGAIPRLLPVYLNSPMAVDATVLYRKHRSDHRLDIEQCTAMCQAAKIVNSVEESIALNQQRMPMVIIAASGMATGGRVLHHLKAFASDPRNTILFAGFQAGGTRGAAMVAGAEAIKIHGEYVPLRAQVVQIENLSAHADGEEILAWLSHFQRPPRKTFITHGEPDAADALRRSIEERLHWQCEVPEYLSTAELT, from the coding sequence ATGCAGGTTCAGTTTCTCGGTGCAACAGGGACCGTTACCGGATCGAAATATCTTGTCAACGCGGGCCGGAAGAAAATTCTCGTCGACTGCGGGCTCTTCCAGGGCTACAAACAGCTCAGGCTGCGCAACTGGGCGCATTTGCCGGTCTCGCCTGCGGCAATCGATGCAGTCGTGCTGACCCATGCCCACCTCGACCATAGCGGATACATTCCGCTGCTGGTAAAAAGCGGCTTCAAGGGAAAGATTTACTGCAGCGAAGCGACGTATGACCTGTGCAAGATATTGCTGCCGGACAGCGGGCATCTGTTGGAGGAGGAAGCCGCCTATGCCGAGCGGCACGGCTTTTCCAAGCACAAACCGGCGCTGCCGCTTTATACGCAGGATGACGCGCGGCATTCGCTGCATTTCTTCGCGCCAGTAAAGTTCGATCAGCGCTTCAATCCGATCGACGGCCTGACTGGGCGATTGATTCATGCCGGTCATATCCTCGGTGCCGGCATCCTGACGCTCGACAATGGCGCAACCACGGTGACTTTTTCCGGCGATCTCGGGCGTCCGAACGATCCGGTCATGCTGCCGCCGGCATACATCGAACGATCTGATTATCTTGTGGTGGAATCGACATACGGCAACCGGCGCCACGATCCAGCGGACCCGATGATCATTCTTGGCAACACGATCAGGGAGACTGTTGCGCGTGGCGGTGTCGTCGTGATCCCATCGTTTGCCGTCGGGCGCGCCCAGGAGCTGATGTATTACCTGCACCAGCTCAAGCAGTCGGGCGCCATTCCGCGCCTGTTGCCCGTCTATCTGAACAGTCCGATGGCGGTCGATGCCACCGTGTTATATCGGAAACATCGTAGCGATCACCGCCTGGATATCGAGCAGTGCACAGCCATGTGCCAGGCGGCGAAAATCGTCAACAGCGTCGAGGAATCAATCGCATTGAATCAGCAACGGATGCCGATGGTTATCATCGCCGCCAGTGGCATGGCGACCGGCGGCCGCGTATTGCATCACCTCAAGGCATTTGCGTCCGACCCGCGCAACACTATCCTGTTTGCCGGATTCCAGGCCGGCGGTACGCGCGGCGCAGCCATGGTGGCGGGCGCCGAAGCGATCAAGATCCACGGTGAATACGTGCCGCTGCGGGCGCAGGTGGTCCAGATCGAAAACCTGTCGGCGCACGCGGATGGCGAGGAAATCCTGGCCTGGCTATCGCACTTCCAGCGACCGCCGCGCAAGACCTTTATCACGCACGGGGAGCCGGATGCCGCCGACGCATTGCGCAGGAGCATCGAGGAACGCCTGCATTGGCAATGCGAGGTGCCGGAATATCTGTCCACGGCGGAGCTGACATGA
- a CDS encoding ferredoxin--NADP reductase — protein sequence MIDDILAKGKSTLETVTSMHWWTDSLLSFTTTRPPNYSFVAGQYARLGLPGQHDAIWRAYSMVSAPHEEQLEFYGILVPGGLFTSRLKELKPGDRILLDKQCFGFMTADRFEDGDDLWMLATGTGIGPFIAILRDPAVWEKFRQLRLVHCVRHASEFSYEAHLTDLARTPPSKAASPAQLQLIQSTTRDPAAGPPRLTGRITTLLENGELERAAGIPLTEQSSRIMLCGNPDMIEDTRRILHQRGMRPCRRALPGQFVTENYW from the coding sequence ATGATCGACGACATATTAGCGAAGGGGAAAAGCACGCTGGAAACCGTCACCAGCATGCACTGGTGGACCGATTCGCTGCTCAGCTTTACGACCACGCGGCCGCCAAACTATTCCTTCGTCGCCGGCCAATATGCACGCCTCGGTCTGCCGGGCCAGCACGATGCGATCTGGCGCGCCTATTCGATGGTTTCCGCACCACACGAGGAGCAGCTGGAGTTCTACGGCATCCTGGTGCCTGGCGGGCTATTTACCTCGCGCCTCAAGGAGCTCAAACCCGGCGATCGTATCCTGCTGGACAAGCAATGTTTCGGCTTCATGACAGCCGACCGCTTCGAGGATGGCGATGATCTGTGGATGCTGGCAACCGGCACCGGAATCGGGCCCTTCATCGCCATCCTGCGCGATCCAGCCGTCTGGGAAAAATTTCGCCAGCTGCGTCTGGTTCATTGCGTGCGCCACGCAAGCGAATTTTCCTACGAGGCGCATTTGACGGACCTCGCACGCACGCCACCGTCGAAGGCGGCATCACCGGCGCAACTGCAGCTTATACAAAGCACGACGCGCGATCCGGCAGCCGGTCCGCCGCGGCTGACCGGTCGCATCACGACGCTGCTGGAAAACGGGGAGCTGGAACGGGCCGCCGGCATCCCTCTGACGGAACAGTCTTCCCGCATCATGTTGTGTGGAAACCCGGACATGATCGAAGATACCCGGCGCATCCTGCATCAGCGCGGCATGCGCCCATGCCGGCGCGCGCTTCCCGGCCAGTTCGTCACCGAAAATTACTGGTAG